Genomic DNA from Jejubacter calystegiae:
CGATCGTGTGGATCAGTTGCTGGCGCTGCTCAGCGCGGAGGATCGTGAGGCAATACAGGCGCGCTGGCAGGCGGCCCGACACGGAGAACTACCCGACGATATCTTTCACTTCCATCTGACATTGACGCCGTCCCATCGGATACCGCTGCAGGAAAGTAAGCTGGTGGCGTTACGCGGACCAGAGGGAATGGCGCTGGTCGGCTACTGGGATGAAGTATCACACAGTAAGGTATCCATTCACCGACACCGGGAGGCCTGACGATGCTACAGCTTGCACTGTTACTGACCGGTGCCGGATTCGTCCGGCGCAATGCGCCGCTCCTGGGCATTCTGGGACTACTGTGGGGGGGATTGGGAGTCTCGATTTTCATTGATGGGTTACAGGGCGAGCGCCACTTTCCACTGCATATCTTTGGGATTCTGCTACTGCTGGAAAGCCTGGCGACGCTGATGCTGGCCCCGAGCGGCGTTGGGACTCAGAAGGCGGTTTTCTACTTTAAAGGCGGCATTTTCTGTTTTGTGGCGCTGCTTATTCTTTCCGGGCGCGAGAGTAGCAATGTGCTGCTGGCGATAGTCTTCGGCTTTGCCTTCTTTATTACCGGCCTGTTTGTGATGGCTTCCGCCTGGGTGGTGCGCTATCAGCACTGGCGGCAGGCTTTTTGCGGCGGCTTTGCCCAGTTACTGTTCGGGCTGTTTCTGTTCTTCCCTTATCCCACTCACCATCATGGCACCGTTTCACAGTTTATCGGGATGATTATGATCCTGGGCGGGATTCAGTGCCTGCGCCTGGCGCTACGGGCCTTTCGGCTGCGTGATGGGGTGTCGGTGTTTACGCTGCTGGCTCCCGGTGGGCTGCTGCCTGAACAGGAGGAAGCGGCACCTGAACCTGGAGAATCGACGCCTGCCAGCGATTCACTGATTGTGCATATCTGGACCCCGGCAGGATCGGCGGCCAGCCCGCCGGTGCCTCGTCCGGTGTTTAACCGCTATATTGCAGCGGTTGATGCCAGCGGGGTCATCTCCACCGGCCATGCCGCGCTGGAGATGCCGCCGGATCTCTATATCAGCCTCTATCCGGCGCAGGATATCGATCGCTCGCCGTCAGAATTCTTCAACACGCTGAAGGCGATTCAGGAAAATAATGTGGTTGGGCAGTTTCAGAAGAGTTACCCCAGCGAGGCGGCGGCGTGGTGCGAATCCGATCGCAAAATCATATTCCATGACTTTAACCCCGAAGCGCTGCGTCGTTATTGGGCGGGTTACCGCAAGGTGGAGATCTATAACCTGACCTGGCGTAACTGTTCGAGCAGCGTGGTGTACGGCCTGGAAGCCGCGCTGGATGGTGTACTGGCCCGGCGTTGCGGCTGGCTGGGCTTTCTGCGGTTGTTCCTGATCCCTGAACTGTGGATTGCCGCCCAGTTGCGCAAGCGAGCCATGACGATGGCATGGACCCCCGGGCTGGCGCTGGATTACGCTCGGGCGCTGCATGCTATTGTGCATCCGGTGCGGCTGTCGTGGTTTCGTCGCCGACGTCAGGATGAAACGCCCTGATGGCGCATAAAACAGGTTCTGAAGCCCCATGGCTGGTGGAGTATTCGCGCCTGGCAACGGTTCACTGGCTGGATAGCGACTGCTTTCAGGTCAGCGATATGCGTAACTTTCGCTATCGTGGGGTGGGGGATCCCCTGGCAGCCTGGGATGACCGCTGCTTTCGGCTTAGTGAGGTGACGCAGACCGATCTGGTGCTCTCCTACTGGGGTGGCAACGCCATCGCTCACGTTTTTCTGAGCTTTGGATTTAGCAACGGGGAGTGGCTGGCTGTCTCGATTGAAACCCGACGTCGACAGAATCAGCCATGGTCGGCCTTTGGCGGTTTTCTGCGTAACTATCCGGTCATTTATGTGGTGGCGGACGAGCGCGATCTGATCGGCGTGCGTAGCGATGTGCGCAGGGAGCGGGTCTGGCTCTATGGGCTGACGCTCACTCAAGAGCAGCGCCAGCGGTTACTGCGTGACTATCTGCTGCGTATTCAGCAAGTGAACGCTCATCCCGAGTGGTATAACACGCTGTTTAATAACTGCACCACTAATATTCTGCATCACGGCCGGGCGGTGTCACCGGCGGTGAAATATGACTGGCGGATACTGCTGAGCGGCTATGCCGATCGCTACTGCTACCGTATGGGGCTGCTGGATACCCGGCTACCCTTTGAGACACTTCGCCAGCGCAGTCGTCTGATTCGCCCGGAAGATGCCTGTATCGACGACGATTTCTCGCAGGATATCCGGCGTCAGCGGGCGTCATCTTTCTTACCTGAGATAAAGGAGTAAGCAATGCGAAAAATCACTGCCATGCTGTTGCCTGGTCTGATGCTGGTCTCCGTGTCGGGTGAGGGGGCTGACTTCTCTTTGGGGTTGCAGGGGGGCTCTTACGGTACGGCATATAAGACTCGTCATGCTGATTACTGGGTGCTGCCCTATATTGGTTATGACGGCGAAACCTGGTATATCGACGGCACTGAGGCGGGCTACAACATTGTTAAAAATGACAGCCATCTGCTGCGTGCCAAAGTCTATTACTACACCACCGAATACCGCTCCCGCGATGGCCGAAATCGGGCAATGAGAAGTTTGAGCAGTCGACACAGCACCATGATGGCAGGCCTTAGCTATCAGTACACCACGCCCTGGGGCGCTTTCTCGACGACGGTGGGGGGGGACACCCTGGATAACAGTAACGGTATGACGATCAATGCCGCCTGGATTGCGATGAAACAGTGGGGCGGTTTCACTCTGGTACCGGAGGTGGGAGTGGACTGGTCAAATGCGCAAAATACCCGTTACTACTACGGTATTTCCCACCAGGAATCGGCACGCAGTGGATTGAAGGCCTGGCGGCCCCATGACAGCTATGTTCCCTATCTTCAACTGGCGATGAACTATGCCTGGACACCACGCTGGAACACCTGGGGTGAGATAACCGGGCGCTTCTACCCATCCACTATCAGAAATAGTCCGATGGTGAATAAAAATGGCGTGGTGGAGCTGACGATTGGCGCAAGCTACACCTTTTAGATTGCCGCTTTCGGTACGGGCTTTCTTAACGAGAGCACGGCAAACAGCGCGCATAGCAGGGCGGTCATCCACGGCAGGCCGTGGGTGGTCGTTTCCATCGCCAGACCGCCCAGCAGCGGCCCCAGCAGGGCGCCAGCGCCCCATGCCACTGACATTGCGGCATAGATGCCCGCCAGTTGAGCACCGCGAAACTGTGAGCCTACCCAGGTGATCGCCACGGTATAGATGCCGACAAACACGCCACCCCAGATAAACAGCAGACAGTAGGCCAGCCAGGGTGTTGTTAACAGTAGCGGCCAGACCAGGGCCCCGAGGGTGGAGATCGCTGCCAGCACGGTTATCAGACGACGGCGATCCACTTTATCTGCCAGCCAGCCCAGCGGTAGCTGGAGTACGATGGCGCCGAACATCAGTACCGAGATCAGGAGCGTCGCCCGGGATTCGCTCCAGCCCAGATTCATGGCGTACAGCGACAGGAAGTTCATCCCCGCCACCTCGATGGCTGCGTTCAGGGCGGTGGCTACAATCGCCAGAAAGGCCAGTTGCAGGCTCTGGCGCAGGCCAGTGGGCGTCACGGCGTCGCCCGGCTGGCGGGTCATACCGGCCCGGGCGATACAGAGTACGGCGGCCAGAGCGATTAGCGCACCGACAACAAAGGGCCCCGCACTGTCGCTGCCCATTATCGTCAGAATCAGTGGACCGGAGGCAAAGCCCAGTGACAGCCCCGCCGTATATAGCGCCATGGTTTTGCCCCGGGCCTGCTCGACAGTGGAGTCACTCAGCCAGGTTTCGGTCAATACCATAATGATCTCGGTAAAGACGCCCAGTCCGAAGCGCAGTACGAACCAGACCGGTACTGGCGTCCAGGGGAACAGCAGAAACAGCAGGGCTATGGCCGACAGTGAGGTGCACATCAGCCCCAGCGGAGAGAAACGGCGGAACAGCCGCGGTAACAGGGGGGCAATCGCGAAAACCCCAAGGGCGTGCATGGCGGCATTTAGCCCGATACTGGTTTCGCCATAGGCCTTATCGGCCAGTTGTAGGGCGATAAGCGGGGCGCTAAGGCCGTAAGTCAGACTAAAGACTGATACGGAAAAGATCACGGCCAGAATATGTTTGTTCGCCTTGAGCATCAGTGCGTTGTCCTTTCTGCTGAGGGGCGAGTAAGGAAGTTACTGTAGTATAGAGCGCTTTTTAACGCGGCGCCGGGTAGAGCCCGACGCCACAGAGGGGGAGGGTATTACAGAGGGTAGGGGGTCAACCTTCCGACTTCATATTATTCATGGCATCCTGTTGCTTCATCTCTTCTTTCTTCATGTTATCCCCCTGCATCATCTGCTCTTTTTTCATCTCGCCTTTCTTCATCATGCCGTCATGATTCATCTCGGGCTTTTTCATGGCGTCGCTTTGGCGCATGTCTGACTTTTCCATTGGCTGTTTGGCCATATCATCGGCGGCCAGCGCGCTGGCGGCGCTCATCATCAGGGCGGTTACGGCGATGGGGACTATCAGCAGTTTTTTCATGGTTTAACTCCTGTGGTTGTCGTGGGGCCAGTATGGCGGGCGCGTGGTCGCCGAATCCTCACAGAGAGTTAAATAAAATGTGATAACTTGCGCTCCTGCCGCTGTGTAAACTGAAGGGGTAAGACAACCGGAGAGCTTCATGGACACCGCTAAAAAGATATTGATCGTGGAGGACGATGCCGATATCGCCCAACTTCTACAACTGCACCTGAAGACCGAAGGCTATCAGATTACCCATGCCGCCGACGGCACTCAGGGTATGGCGCTACTGGATGAAGGCGGCTGGGACGCGCTGATTCTGGATCTGATGCTGCCCGGCGCCGATGGACTGGATATCTGCCGCCATGCCCGTACTATGACGCGCTACACGCCGATTATTATTATCAGCGCCCGCTCCAGCGAGACCCACCGTGTCCTGGGGCTGGAGCTGGGGGCGGACGATTATCTGGCGAAGCCTTTCTCAATGCTGGAGCTGGTGGCGCGGGTTAAGGCGCTGTTCCGGCGCCAGCAGGCGATGGTGAACAACCTGCGTATGGATGCCGGGGTGTTGCACTTCGGCGGTCTGACTATTGATCCCCTTTCCCGGGAAGTGAGTCTGGCGGGAAGCCCGGTAGAGCTGACGCCGCGTGAATTTGATCTGCTCTATTTCTTTGCCCGCCATCCTAACCGGGTCTTTTCACGGCTGGATTTGTTGAATCAGGTATGGGGGTATCAGCATGAGGGCTACGAGCATACGGTGAATACCCATATCAATCGCCTGCGCATTAAGATTGAAGTGAATCCGGCTGAGCCGCTGCGGATCCTGACCGTCTGGGGTAAGGGGTATAAATTTCATGCGCCGGGGGCCTCATGAGTTTTCTGACCCGGCGCATGACGCTGATCGGGCGTCTGACCTGCGTCTTTACGCTGTTGCTGGTGTTGTTCGCTGCGGGGCTACTGGGGCTTCAGCGCTATTCAAACGAGCGCTATACCCGGGCAATGGTGCAGGAGCTGTCGGCGGGGCTGGCCGCCCATATTGCTGACAGCTACCCGCTGCTGAGCAGCCAGGGATTAAATCAGAATTCGGTGCGTTCTCTGTTTGACCATCTGATGGCGGTAAATCCGAGCGTAGAGGTGTACCTGCTGGATAAAACGGGGCGCATTATCGGCGATGCCGCGCCGCAGGGGCGTATTCAACGCAGACAGGTAGATATTGAACCCATTACCGAATTTCTGACCCGGCCCCACTATCCACTGTATGGCGACGATCCGCGCAGTCCGGGCGGTCATAAGGTGTTCAGCGTCGCACCGCTTCGTTATCAGGGACAGCTTCAGGGCTATCTGTATGTGATTTTATTAGGGGAAGACTACGCCCGATTGCGCAGCGGTGCTGAGCAGGGTTCGCTGCTGACACTGGCCAGTGGCGCGACCCTGCTGGCGGTTGTGCTATTAGGGGCGCTGGCGGTACTGGCCTTTAGCTGGGTGACCCGCCCGCTACGCCGTCTGTCCGCCCGGGTTCGTACCCTGGAAAACGGTGGACTGGCCGGTATGCAGTCCGTTGCCGCCCAGCGGCCGCCGGATGCGGGAAGCGCCGACGAGATTCAGCAACTGCAGCGCGGCGTTATCGCGATGGCGGAGCAGATTGCCGCCCAGTGGGAGAGTCTGGCGCGCCAGGAGCAGCAGCGGCGCGAATTTATCGCTAATGTCTCACACGATTTGCGCACGCCGCTGACCGCGCTGCATGGCTATCTGGAAACGCTGCTGGTAATGTCCGGCTCATTGAGCGAGCGGGAAAAACGCCATTATCTGGAAACTGCCCTGGCCCAGAGTCGTAAGGTTGGCGGGCTGGCTCAGTCACTATTCGAGCTGGCGCGTCTGGAATATGGGGTAGTGAAGCCTCTGAAGGAGCGTTTTTCACTGCCCGAACTGGTGCAGGATGTCTTTCAGAAGATGGAATTAATGGCCCGGGCGCGGGAGCAGCAGCTGGTGCTGGATATCGCCCCCGATTTGCCGATGATTGAGGCCGATCTTGGCATGATCGAGCGCGTTCTTACTAATCTTATCGATAATGCGCTGCGCCATACGCCGGAGCAGGGCGCCGTCAGCGTCCGGCTGTGGCAGGACGCGGGC
This window encodes:
- a CDS encoding MFS transporter, with protein sequence MLQLALLLTGAGFVRRNAPLLGILGLLWGGLGVSIFIDGLQGERHFPLHIFGILLLLESLATLMLAPSGVGTQKAVFYFKGGIFCFVALLILSGRESSNVLLAIVFGFAFFITGLFVMASAWVVRYQHWRQAFCGGFAQLLFGLFLFFPYPTHHHGTVSQFIGMIMILGGIQCLRLALRAFRLRDGVSVFTLLAPGGLLPEQEEAAPEPGESTPASDSLIVHIWTPAGSAASPPVPRPVFNRYIAAVDASGVISTGHAALEMPPDLYISLYPAQDIDRSPSEFFNTLKAIQENNVVGQFQKSYPSEAAAWCESDRKIIFHDFNPEALRRYWAGYRKVEIYNLTWRNCSSSVVYGLEAALDGVLARRCGWLGFLRLFLIPELWIAAQLRKRAMTMAWTPGLALDYARALHAIVHPVRLSWFRRRRQDETP
- a CDS encoding DUF4105 domain-containing protein, which produces MAHKTGSEAPWLVEYSRLATVHWLDSDCFQVSDMRNFRYRGVGDPLAAWDDRCFRLSEVTQTDLVLSYWGGNAIAHVFLSFGFSNGEWLAVSIETRRRQNQPWSAFGGFLRNYPVIYVVADERDLIGVRSDVRRERVWLYGLTLTQEQRQRLLRDYLLRIQQVNAHPEWYNTLFNNCTTNILHHGRAVSPAVKYDWRILLSGYADRYCYRMGLLDTRLPFETLRQRSRLIRPEDACIDDDFSQDIRRQRASSFLPEIKE
- a CDS encoding MipA/OmpV family protein, with the translated sequence MRKITAMLLPGLMLVSVSGEGADFSLGLQGGSYGTAYKTRHADYWVLPYIGYDGETWYIDGTEAGYNIVKNDSHLLRAKVYYYTTEYRSRDGRNRAMRSLSSRHSTMMAGLSYQYTTPWGAFSTTVGGDTLDNSNGMTINAAWIAMKQWGGFTLVPEVGVDWSNAQNTRYYYGISHQESARSGLKAWRPHDSYVPYLQLAMNYAWTPRWNTWGEITGRFYPSTIRNSPMVNKNGVVELTIGASYTF
- a CDS encoding MFS transporter; the encoded protein is MLKANKHILAVIFSVSVFSLTYGLSAPLIALQLADKAYGETSIGLNAAMHALGVFAIAPLLPRLFRRFSPLGLMCTSLSAIALLFLLFPWTPVPVWFVLRFGLGVFTEIIMVLTETWLSDSTVEQARGKTMALYTAGLSLGFASGPLILTIMGSDSAGPFVVGALIALAAVLCIARAGMTRQPGDAVTPTGLRQSLQLAFLAIVATALNAAIEVAGMNFLSLYAMNLGWSESRATLLISVLMFGAIVLQLPLGWLADKVDRRRLITVLAAISTLGALVWPLLLTTPWLAYCLLFIWGGVFVGIYTVAITWVGSQFRGAQLAGIYAAMSVAWGAGALLGPLLGGLAMETTTHGLPWMTALLCALFAVLSLRKPVPKAAI
- a CDS encoding pentapeptide MXKDX repeat protein codes for the protein MKKLLIVPIAVTALMMSAASALAADDMAKQPMEKSDMRQSDAMKKPEMNHDGMMKKGEMKKEQMMQGDNMKKEEMKQQDAMNNMKSEG
- a CDS encoding response regulator transcription factor yields the protein MDTAKKILIVEDDADIAQLLQLHLKTEGYQITHAADGTQGMALLDEGGWDALILDLMLPGADGLDICRHARTMTRYTPIIIISARSSETHRVLGLELGADDYLAKPFSMLELVARVKALFRRQQAMVNNLRMDAGVLHFGGLTIDPLSREVSLAGSPVELTPREFDLLYFFARHPNRVFSRLDLLNQVWGYQHEGYEHTVNTHINRLRIKIEVNPAEPLRILTVWGKGYKFHAPGAS
- a CDS encoding sensor histidine kinase, with product MSFLTRRMTLIGRLTCVFTLLLVLFAAGLLGLQRYSNERYTRAMVQELSAGLAAHIADSYPLLSSQGLNQNSVRSLFDHLMAVNPSVEVYLLDKTGRIIGDAAPQGRIQRRQVDIEPITEFLTRPHYPLYGDDPRSPGGHKVFSVAPLRYQGQLQGYLYVILLGEDYARLRSGAEQGSLLTLASGATLLAVVLLGALAVLAFSWVTRPLRRLSARVRTLENGGLAGMQSVAAQRPPDAGSADEIQQLQRGVIAMAEQIAAQWESLARQEQQRREFIANVSHDLRTPLTALHGYLETLLVMSGSLSEREKRHYLETALAQSRKVGGLAQSLFELARLEYGVVKPLKERFSLPELVQDVFQKMELMARAREQQLVLDIAPDLPMIEADLGMIERVLTNLIDNALRHTPEQGAVSVRLWQDAGRVMVRVSDTGPGVPEALKATLFLRPSLLNHQRLTSGGLGLMIVRQMLQLHDSDIRLREGPGASFEFGFQV